A section of the Etheostoma cragini isolate CJK2018 chromosome 12, CSU_Ecrag_1.0, whole genome shotgun sequence genome encodes:
- the LOC117953983 gene encoding calcium-activated potassium channel subunit beta-3, translating into MGACHRELLHTAQEQEWSRGLDGRGEQRARTKLPVSSVGEDRAILLGFTMMAFSVLMFFVVGITVIKPYVNSNWENEASCVLLQAVTMEEWVDCRGVSTVPCLRVTVNLTDSNESALLHFNEESVFLASECFYIPKCQMERTELQDEVLKVKNSLDSQLGSTTSCFTDRARHPRDVILGRKYTFKKTLVALLWPCLMLVGGALLVGLVKLTQCLAHLCPEMGSEASVGRLTVTSRQGKLYRCFRRSIMQSPS; encoded by the exons atgggtgcgTGCCACAGAGAGCTCCTTCACACAGCACAGGAGCAGGAgtggagtagaggactggatGGACGCGGAGAGCAGCGAGCTCGGACCAAGTTACCGGTGTCGAGTGTTGGGGAAGACAGAGCCATCCTGCTGGGCTTCACCATGATGGCCTTCTCTGTGCTCATGTTCTTTGTGGTCGGCATTACTGTGATCAAACCTTATGTTAATAG CAACTGGGAGAATGAGGCcagctgtgtgctgctgcaggCCGTCACCATGGAGGAGTGGGTGGACTGCAGAGGTGTGAGCACTGTGCCTTGTCTCAGGGTGACGGTTAACCTCACGGACTCCAATGAGAGTGCTTTGCTCCACTTTAACGAGGAGTCAGTCTTCCTAGCTTCTGAG TGTTTCTACATACCCAAATGTCAGATGGAAAGAACAGAACTTCAGGATGAAGTCCTGAAGGTAAAAAACAGCTTGGACTCTCAGCTGGGGAGCACCACATCATGCTTCACAGACCGCGCAAGGCACCCCagggacgtcatcttgggcagGAAGTACACCTTTAAGAAGACCCTGGTTGCATTGCTGTGGCCCTGTCTGATGCTGGTTGGTGGAGCTCTGCTGGTGGGCCTTGTGAAGCTGACACAGTGCTTAGCCCATCTCTGCCCTGAAATGGGCAGTGAGGCTTCAGTGGGCAGGCTGACAGTGACATCAAGGCAGGGCAAACTTTACAGATGCTTCCGGAGGTCCATCATGCAGTCTCCTTCATGA